A window of the Pseudomonadales bacterium genome harbors these coding sequences:
- a CDS encoding LysR family transcriptional regulator — protein MKIKSMRPTICTLTASLVIGLAAQPALAAIELGNGWRLQGWARQYLSFNLEDISETQEDDKYDLSMNRQSLFFDITGPTGPLRWTGRFRFSHEFITDYEDRLEDLTATIPGNHADFKDEYNETDIRELFFDWQVSNRLALRIGRQQVVWGETDFFHATDVIHGFDLRWRKFLVPENEDVRKPLILLNGTFNVPEWDGQLQVVVRPGLDKEEWIGNSIPAFGGRWSNSSSKGFNFVSEEQGGVATYNYGHSEGDTDDAHYGFRWSGIAVIGNEEINYAFNYYHGQGGFYTDPTVTLDFTETANGNPLQFIFPETDTVGGSLSGYIPAIDAVYRLEVAYTPDRPMSTTNLMPVAALGGALQPFQLVEKDTWNLVVGLDTNLRIQNLIGTSNASLLSLQLFDWYIPGVDESDGLVRFDGSGVFDKHNTIATMILSNPFMSDKLNFTVVFLADLTEGGGMFIPSLQYDYGAHWRFKVEADLAFGGDKTDINVGFPPDTGSVFGALRDDDQFLFRITYQF, from the coding sequence ATGAAAATCAAGAGTATGAGACCCACAATTTGCACACTGACCGCCTCATTGGTGATCGGTCTGGCGGCACAGCCGGCACTTGCTGCTATTGAACTGGGCAATGGTTGGCGGCTGCAAGGTTGGGCGCGCCAGTATCTGAGTTTTAACCTTGAGGATATCAGCGAGACACAAGAGGATGACAAGTACGATCTATCGATGAATCGCCAGTCACTTTTTTTCGATATCACTGGACCCACCGGTCCGCTGCGCTGGACGGGTCGTTTTCGCTTTAGCCACGAATTTATTACGGACTATGAGGATCGACTTGAAGATTTGACCGCCACAATTCCTGGCAATCATGCAGATTTCAAAGACGAATATAACGAGACTGACATTCGTGAACTGTTTTTCGATTGGCAGGTTAGTAATCGCCTCGCATTGAGAATTGGCCGTCAGCAAGTGGTATGGGGCGAGACTGATTTCTTTCACGCCACCGATGTAATCCATGGTTTTGATCTACGTTGGCGCAAATTCTTGGTGCCGGAGAATGAGGATGTGCGCAAACCGTTGATCCTGCTGAATGGTACCTTTAATGTTCCCGAGTGGGATGGTCAGCTTCAGGTCGTAGTGCGTCCAGGTCTGGACAAAGAAGAGTGGATTGGTAACTCCATTCCGGCATTCGGCGGCCGTTGGTCTAACTCGTCGAGCAAGGGTTTTAACTTTGTCAGTGAAGAACAGGGTGGCGTTGCCACTTATAACTACGGTCATTCCGAGGGGGACACTGATGACGCTCACTATGGCTTTCGCTGGTCCGGCATCGCTGTGATCGGTAATGAGGAAATTAACTACGCCTTTAATTACTATCATGGTCAGGGCGGTTTCTATACAGACCCGACGGTAACACTCGACTTTACGGAAACAGCTAACGGTAATCCGCTGCAATTTATTTTCCCGGAAACGGACACCGTTGGCGGTAGCTTATCTGGCTATATACCCGCCATTGATGCTGTTTATCGTTTAGAGGTAGCCTATACACCGGATCGGCCTATGTCTACAACTAACCTGATGCCGGTTGCTGCACTGGGTGGCGCGCTCCAGCCTTTCCAACTCGTGGAGAAGGACACTTGGAATCTAGTAGTGGGTCTTGATACGAATTTGCGTATTCAGAATCTAATTGGCACATCAAATGCCAGTTTGCTGTCGTTGCAGCTGTTCGACTGGTATATCCCCGGCGTGGACGAAAGCGATGGTCTGGTCCGCTTTGATGGCAGCGGTGTGTTCGATAAGCACAATACGATTGCCACTATGATCCTAAGCAACCCATTCATGAGTGACAAGCTAAACTTCACCGTTGTGTTTCTTGCCGATTTGACTGAGGGTGGCGGTATGTTTATTCCGTCGTTGCAATATGATTACGGTGCGCATTGGCGTTTCAAGGTCGAAGCTGATCTGGCCTTCGGCGGGGACAAAACTGATATCAACGTAGGTTTTCCACCAGACACAGGAAGCGTATTCGG